In one Pseudarthrobacter oxydans genomic region, the following are encoded:
- a CDS encoding SHOCT domain-containing protein gives MMYGWYGDGGIGGWVAMALMMLLFWGGVVTVVILLIRGGQPGAWRSYGPPHDDPERILNERFARGEIDATEFNERRAVLRRNP, from the coding sequence ATGATGTACGGATGGTACGGCGACGGGGGAATCGGCGGCTGGGTGGCCATGGCGCTAATGATGCTGCTGTTCTGGGGAGGCGTGGTGACGGTGGTCATCCTCCTGATCCGCGGCGGGCAGCCCGGCGCCTGGCGATCCTACGGGCCCCCGCACGACGATCCTGAGCGGATCCTCAACGAACGCTTCGCACGGGGGGAGATTGACGCCACCGAGTTCAATGAACGCCGCGCCGTGCTGAGACGGAACCCGTGA
- a CDS encoding sulfocyanin-like copper-binding protein, translated as MKTRSLRGQVLLGILAALVLTAASMTAIVFMNGGVAPGGYGFPGTSRCTPPRLPGAVIHVTASDMGGPMMGGRGMMRRSMQLTADRSTVTRGEVSFLVTNAGNIPHEMMIIPLADTQVAGTRPVGRDGKIDEAGSLAEAAATCAEGEGNGILPSAAGWITLDLKPGRYELFCNLPGHYWAGMYTQLTVT; from the coding sequence GTGAAAACCCGGTCCCTCAGGGGGCAGGTCCTGCTCGGTATCCTCGCGGCCCTTGTCCTGACGGCCGCATCCATGACGGCCATAGTGTTCATGAACGGCGGGGTGGCACCGGGCGGCTACGGATTCCCTGGAACCTCCCGGTGCACTCCGCCCAGGCTCCCGGGCGCGGTCATCCATGTCACGGCATCCGATATGGGAGGCCCCATGATGGGCGGCCGCGGGATGATGCGGCGCAGCATGCAGCTGACCGCCGACCGGTCCACCGTGACGCGCGGCGAGGTGTCCTTCCTGGTCACCAACGCCGGCAATATCCCTCATGAAATGATGATCATCCCGCTGGCGGACACCCAGGTCGCCGGAACCCGCCCGGTCGGCCGGGACGGGAAAATCGACGAGGCCGGCAGCCTGGCCGAGGCCGCCGCCACCTGCGCCGAAGGCGAGGGCAACGGAATCCTCCCGTCCGCTGCCGGATGGATCACCCTTGACCTGAAGCCCGGAAGATATGAACTGTTCTGCAACCTGCCGGGCCACTACTGGGCCGGGATGTACACCCAGCTGACCGTCACCTAA
- a CDS encoding ABC transporter substrate-binding protein, translated as MSDPSNKSPRSQPGSTRIVAGQSAAPRRSLGQKIGIGAALLALVGGGTAVAAAVNSGGTPAAVQETAPSGNPAAELKLGYFGNVTHAPALVGVSQGYIAGELGDTKLSTQVFNAGPAAIEALNAGAIDATYIGPNPAINSYVKSGGESINIIAGAAAGGAQLVVKPEINSAADLKGKTLASPQLGGTQDVALRAWLASQGYKTNVDGSGDVAINPTENAQTLKLFQDGKLDGAWLPEPWASRLVLTAGAKVLVDEKDLWDGSLSGKPGEFPTTILIVNQKFAADHPDTVKALLKGHVKSVEWLNGAADGEKASVINAALREAAGAELKADVIDRSLKNIVFTVDPLAGTYQKLLADGVTAGTTKQADINGIFDLRALNSVSGEKTSAAGLGKD; from the coding sequence GTGTCAGACCCCTCGAACAAGAGCCCCCGGAGCCAGCCGGGCTCCACCCGCATCGTGGCCGGACAGTCCGCCGCTCCCAGGCGTTCCCTCGGCCAGAAGATCGGGATCGGCGCTGCGCTCCTCGCCCTGGTGGGCGGAGGTACCGCCGTCGCCGCGGCGGTGAACAGCGGCGGCACTCCCGCTGCCGTGCAGGAAACCGCCCCCTCCGGCAACCCCGCTGCCGAACTGAAGCTTGGCTACTTCGGCAACGTCACCCACGCCCCCGCCCTGGTGGGCGTCAGCCAGGGCTACATTGCCGGCGAACTGGGCGACACCAAGCTCAGCACGCAGGTGTTCAACGCCGGGCCGGCAGCCATCGAGGCCCTGAACGCCGGCGCCATCGACGCCACCTACATCGGCCCCAACCCCGCCATCAACTCGTACGTCAAGAGCGGCGGCGAGTCGATCAACATCATCGCCGGCGCTGCCGCCGGCGGCGCCCAGCTGGTGGTCAAGCCGGAGATCAACTCCGCGGCGGACCTCAAAGGCAAGACCCTCGCCTCCCCGCAGCTCGGCGGCACCCAGGACGTTGCCCTCCGCGCCTGGCTGGCCTCCCAGGGCTACAAGACGAACGTGGACGGCAGCGGCGACGTCGCCATCAACCCCACCGAGAACGCCCAGACCCTGAAACTGTTCCAGGACGGAAAGCTCGACGGCGCGTGGCTGCCTGAGCCCTGGGCCTCCCGCCTGGTGCTGACCGCCGGCGCGAAGGTCCTGGTGGACGAGAAGGACCTCTGGGACGGCTCGCTGTCCGGCAAGCCGGGCGAGTTCCCCACCACCATCCTGATCGTGAACCAGAAGTTTGCCGCAGACCACCCGGACACCGTGAAGGCTCTCCTGAAGGGCCATGTGAAGTCGGTCGAGTGGCTGAACGGGGCAGCCGACGGCGAGAAGGCCAGTGTCATCAACGCCGCACTCAGGGAAGCCGCCGGCGCCGAGCTGAAGGCCGACGTGATCGACCGGTCGCTGAAGAACATCGTGTTCACCGTGGATCCGCTGGCCGGAACCTACCAGAAGCTCCTGGCTGACGGCGTGACCGCCGGAACCACCAAGCAGGCGGACATCAACGGTATCTTCGACCTGCGGGCGCTCAACAGCGTGTCCGGCGAGAAGACCTCGGCCGCGGGGCTCGGCAAGGACTAG
- a CDS encoding carbohydrate kinase, whose translation MLTVIGEGLVDVVQRASGIEAHVGGSPLNVAVGLARLDHPVQFIGRYGRDAYGDSVAAHLRASSVMLPMGPDDLPTSVATALIDDDGAATYTFDLTWQLPGIADRLAFMLQGTTLLHTGSIATMLAPGATEVLAAVEFAHPHATISYDPNCRPSIISDVDYARRHAEKFVSLADVVKASDEDLAWLYPGQDVLESARKWLALGGEEGPAMVVVTRGAEGPWGVCRAGEAQVPAPKVVVADTVGAGDSFMAALLSGLVDRGLDGAQNRKDLRELPAEGLEELLAHAAKAAAVTVSRPGANPPTRAELNGVPAED comes from the coding sequence ATGCTCACAGTTATTGGCGAAGGCCTCGTTGACGTTGTCCAGCGCGCCTCCGGAATCGAAGCCCATGTAGGCGGCAGCCCCCTGAATGTCGCAGTGGGCCTGGCCCGCCTCGACCACCCGGTGCAGTTCATCGGGCGATACGGCCGGGACGCCTACGGTGACTCCGTCGCGGCGCACCTGCGCGCCAGCTCCGTGATGCTTCCCATGGGCCCGGATGACCTGCCCACCAGCGTGGCCACCGCACTGATTGACGATGACGGCGCCGCCACCTACACGTTCGACCTCACCTGGCAGCTCCCCGGCATCGCCGACCGGCTCGCGTTCATGCTGCAGGGAACCACCCTGCTGCACACGGGATCCATAGCAACAATGCTGGCGCCGGGCGCCACCGAGGTGCTCGCCGCCGTCGAATTCGCCCACCCGCACGCCACCATCAGCTACGACCCCAACTGTCGGCCCAGCATCATCAGCGATGTTGACTATGCCCGCCGCCACGCGGAAAAGTTCGTGTCCCTCGCCGACGTGGTGAAGGCCTCGGATGAGGACCTGGCCTGGCTCTACCCAGGGCAGGATGTGCTGGAATCGGCGCGCAAGTGGCTGGCCCTTGGCGGGGAGGAGGGGCCGGCGATGGTGGTGGTTACGCGCGGCGCCGAAGGGCCCTGGGGGGTGTGCCGGGCGGGCGAGGCGCAGGTGCCGGCTCCCAAGGTTGTGGTGGCGGATACCGTGGGCGCGGGCGATTCCTTCATGGCCGCGCTCCTGTCCGGCCTGGTGGACCGCGGCCTGGACGGAGCCCAGAACCGGAAGGACCTGCGCGAACTCCCGGCGGAGGGGCTGGAGGAACTCCTGGCCCATGCAGCGAAGGCCGCCGCTGTCACGGTGTCCCGGCCGGGCGCAAACCCGCCGACCCGGGCTGAGCTGAACGGGGTGCCTGCGGAGGATTAG
- a CDS encoding VOC family protein — MSSAEVDHLVVAATSLEQGVAWCEATLGITPGPGGKHLLMGTHNRVFSIASAAFPGAYFEIIAIDPEASPPARRRWFGLDDPALQQRISDAPRLVHLVARTRMLGLHREGLVNVGIDPGQPLAMSRETLQGRLAWQILVRDDGALQLGGALPTLIQWDGTHPTARMATSGVALRELQLGGLPPPVRQLLALPGVAYAAAPALRAVLSTPLGYVTLDTG; from the coding sequence GTGAGCAGCGCCGAAGTCGATCACCTCGTCGTCGCCGCGACCAGCCTGGAACAGGGCGTGGCCTGGTGCGAGGCCACGCTCGGCATCACGCCCGGGCCGGGTGGCAAGCACCTGCTGATGGGCACGCACAACCGGGTGTTCAGCATCGCGTCGGCTGCGTTCCCGGGCGCGTACTTCGAGATCATCGCGATCGATCCGGAAGCTTCGCCGCCAGCGCGCCGGCGCTGGTTCGGCCTCGACGATCCGGCACTGCAGCAGCGCATCAGCGATGCACCGCGCCTGGTGCACCTGGTGGCGCGCACCCGCATGCTCGGCCTGCACCGAGAAGGTCTCGTCAATGTCGGGATCGACCCGGGGCAGCCGCTGGCCATGTCTCGCGAGACGCTGCAGGGGAGGCTGGCCTGGCAGATCCTGGTGCGCGACGACGGCGCATTGCAGCTCGGCGGCGCGTTACCGACTCTGATCCAGTGGGACGGCACGCATCCCACCGCGCGCATGGCGACCAGCGGCGTCGCGCTGCGCGAGCTGCAACTGGGCGGCCTGCCGCCGCCGGTGCGCCAGCTGCTGGCGCTGCCTGGCGTGGCATATGCCGCGGCCCCGGCGCTGCGCGCCGTGCTGTCCACGCCGCTGGGCTACGTGACCTTGGACACGGGCTGA
- a CDS encoding cytosine permease, with protein MQQQPTTPGIEQSVHAEDVEAWLQPIPESQRTRKVSGQFWIWAGANLAPINWVLGALGIHLGLGFADTVTVLVLGNLIGMLLFGCFVLLGQKTGATGMVLARAAFGRRGNYLPAAIQALLVIGWCAVNTWIILDLVMALFGTLGWVDPTAHNYGWKIGVATAIMAAQVAIAWFGYKAIAAFEKWTVPPTIIILAVMSAVAWFGMKIDWGYAGPAGNILEGSERIAAMSAVMTAIGIGWGITWFTYAADYSRFVSTEVPKKKVYLASVLGQFIPVVWLGILGASLATNSGEIDPGKLIVQNFGVLALPVLLMVLHGPIATNILNIYTFSVATQALDITISRRKLNLFVGVFSLAAVVFFIFQEDFAAVLDAWLIGLVAWVAAWGGVMLVHYFWIDKRWPGNPERLFDGVGTRRLPGVNWAGVSSLLVGIFATWLFMYGLVPAMQGPMAVALGGWDLSWLAGGLASAASYAILGPKVHRRFIEQAPSTTAAHHLPTELTGAAAQPGTPAAL; from the coding sequence ATGCAACAACAACCCACAACGCCAGGAATCGAGCAGTCCGTCCACGCGGAAGACGTCGAAGCCTGGCTCCAGCCAATCCCCGAGTCCCAGCGCACACGCAAAGTTTCAGGCCAGTTCTGGATCTGGGCGGGTGCCAACCTCGCACCGATCAACTGGGTATTGGGTGCCCTCGGAATCCACCTGGGGCTGGGTTTCGCGGACACCGTGACCGTCCTGGTGCTGGGCAACCTGATCGGCATGCTGCTCTTCGGTTGCTTCGTCCTCCTCGGCCAGAAGACCGGAGCCACCGGCATGGTCCTGGCCCGCGCGGCGTTCGGCCGGCGGGGCAACTACCTCCCGGCAGCCATCCAGGCACTCCTGGTCATCGGCTGGTGCGCGGTGAACACCTGGATCATCCTGGACCTGGTCATGGCGCTCTTCGGAACGCTCGGCTGGGTGGATCCCACAGCCCATAACTACGGCTGGAAGATCGGCGTGGCCACAGCCATCATGGCCGCCCAGGTAGCCATTGCCTGGTTCGGCTACAAGGCAATTGCCGCCTTCGAAAAGTGGACAGTACCGCCCACCATCATCATCCTGGCGGTCATGTCCGCCGTGGCCTGGTTCGGCATGAAGATCGACTGGGGCTACGCCGGCCCGGCAGGCAACATCCTGGAAGGCTCCGAGCGGATCGCCGCCATGAGCGCCGTCATGACCGCCATCGGCATCGGCTGGGGGATCACCTGGTTCACCTACGCCGCGGATTACTCCCGCTTCGTGAGCACCGAAGTGCCCAAAAAGAAGGTCTACCTCGCATCAGTCCTGGGCCAGTTCATTCCCGTCGTCTGGCTGGGCATCCTGGGTGCGAGCCTGGCCACCAACAGCGGCGAAATCGATCCCGGAAAGCTGATCGTCCAGAACTTCGGGGTCCTCGCCCTGCCCGTCCTGCTGATGGTGCTGCACGGCCCCATCGCCACGAACATCCTGAACATCTACACCTTCTCGGTGGCCACCCAGGCGCTGGACATCACTATCAGCCGCCGCAAGCTCAACCTGTTCGTCGGCGTCTTCTCACTCGCCGCCGTCGTCTTCTTCATCTTCCAGGAGGACTTCGCCGCAGTCCTCGACGCGTGGCTCATCGGCCTGGTGGCCTGGGTGGCTGCCTGGGGCGGCGTGATGCTGGTGCACTACTTCTGGATCGACAAGCGCTGGCCCGGCAACCCCGAAAGACTGTTCGACGGCGTCGGCACCAGGCGGCTCCCCGGCGTCAACTGGGCGGGAGTGAGCTCCCTCCTGGTGGGCATCTTCGCCACCTGGCTGTTCATGTACGGGCTCGTTCCCGCGATGCAGGGCCCCATGGCCGTGGCCCTGGGCGGCTGGGACCTGTCCTGGCTGGCCGGCGGCCTTGCAAGCGCCGCCAGCTACGCCATCCTCGGCCCGAAGGTGCACCGCAGGTTCATTGAGCAGGCTCCGTCCACAACTGCCGCCCACCATCTGCCCACCGAACTGACAGGCGCCGCGGCCCAGCCCGGCACGCCCGCAGCCCTCTGA
- a CDS encoding three-helix bundle dimerization domain-containing protein, which yields MTNEPEVRALMAVVDRLAERFPEEPRSVIENVVAEEHRVLDDGPIRDYVPVLVERAARLRLTQH from the coding sequence ATGACAAACGAACCCGAAGTGCGGGCCCTCATGGCTGTTGTCGACCGGCTGGCGGAGCGCTTCCCCGAGGAACCGCGCTCCGTCATCGAAAACGTGGTCGCCGAAGAACACCGCGTCCTCGATGACGGCCCTATCCGGGATTACGTGCCGGTCCTCGTGGAACGGGCTGCGAGGCTCCGGCTGACCCAGCATTAG
- a CDS encoding polysaccharide deacetylase, whose product MTEAFPDSAHPITWPEGKRAAASFTFDVDAESCTISHDPKSTSRMSLMTHQSYGPKVAVPRLLQILQRQDIRATFFVPGFTAECYPDTVRRIVDAGHEVAHHGYLHEPMKGISAEAEARYIDRGLEALAKAAGVEPAGYRAPWWELNWHSAGLLADRGFLYDSSLLDGDAPYRFSVAPGDSRDIVEIPVDWALDDWEQYAFYPGVTGSGVIESPAKVLEMWTLEAEAHHAQGSCFVLTNHPFISGRPSKAAALERLIERVKGLDGMWVATMEEIAEHTRRTVREVHTHARIEVPGFPDTGARFTPSAVRESWPVAAAG is encoded by the coding sequence ATGACTGAAGCATTCCCCGACTCCGCCCACCCGATCACCTGGCCCGAGGGCAAGCGTGCCGCAGCATCCTTCACGTTCGATGTCGACGCAGAATCCTGCACCATCTCCCACGATCCCAAGAGCACAAGCCGCATGTCCCTGATGACCCACCAGTCGTACGGACCCAAGGTTGCCGTCCCGCGGCTGCTGCAGATCCTCCAGCGGCAGGACATCCGCGCCACGTTCTTCGTCCCCGGCTTCACGGCCGAGTGCTACCCGGATACCGTCCGGCGGATCGTGGACGCGGGGCACGAGGTGGCCCACCATGGCTACCTGCACGAGCCCATGAAGGGCATCAGCGCCGAGGCGGAGGCGCGGTACATCGACCGCGGGCTCGAGGCGCTGGCCAAGGCCGCCGGAGTGGAGCCGGCAGGCTACCGGGCGCCGTGGTGGGAACTGAACTGGCACTCCGCCGGCCTCCTGGCGGACCGCGGGTTCCTCTACGATTCAAGCCTGCTCGACGGCGACGCCCCCTACCGCTTCAGCGTCGCCCCGGGCGACTCCCGGGACATTGTGGAGATTCCGGTGGACTGGGCGCTGGACGACTGGGAGCAGTACGCCTTCTACCCGGGCGTGACAGGCAGCGGCGTCATTGAGAGCCCCGCGAAGGTCCTGGAGATGTGGACGCTGGAGGCCGAGGCCCACCACGCGCAGGGCAGCTGCTTTGTCCTCACCAACCATCCCTTCATCTCCGGCCGGCCCTCCAAGGCGGCAGCCCTGGAACGGCTGATCGAACGGGTCAAGGGCCTGGACGGCATGTGGGTGGCCACCATGGAAGAGATCGCCGAGCACACCCGCCGGACAGTCCGGGAAGTCCACACCCACGCCCGGATCGAGGTGCCGGGCTTCCCCGACACCGGCGCCAGGTTCACGCCGTCGGCCGTCCGCGAGTCGTGGCCGGTGGCTGCCGCCGGCTGA
- a CDS encoding metalloregulator ArsR/SmtB family transcription factor has protein sequence MGDKARKSELFEEFARVGKALANGKRLELLDLLSQGERSVETLAAAAGLGLSTASAHLQTLRQAGLVTTRRDGNRIHYDLAGPDILRLYSLLRSVAQEHVAGVEPKRVAYLELGDRRGDEEEISREELLARARAGTATVLDVRPDEEYNAAHIPGAISIPLEELSDRLSELPGDQEVVAYCRGAYCVLAYEAVALLHAAGRRARRLHEGMLEWRIGGLPVEAGSAA, from the coding sequence GTGGGCGACAAGGCAAGGAAATCTGAACTCTTTGAGGAGTTCGCCCGGGTAGGCAAGGCTCTGGCCAACGGCAAGCGGCTGGAACTGCTGGACCTGCTCAGCCAGGGGGAACGGAGCGTGGAAACCCTGGCCGCCGCCGCCGGGCTGGGGTTAAGCACGGCCTCGGCGCACCTCCAAACCCTTCGACAGGCCGGGTTGGTAACCACCCGGCGGGACGGCAACCGAATCCACTACGACCTCGCCGGCCCCGACATCCTGCGGCTCTACAGCCTGCTTCGATCCGTTGCGCAGGAGCACGTGGCCGGCGTCGAACCCAAACGCGTCGCTTATCTGGAACTTGGAGATCGCCGGGGAGATGAGGAGGAAATTAGCCGCGAAGAGCTCCTCGCCCGCGCCCGGGCTGGAACCGCAACGGTCCTCGACGTGCGCCCGGACGAGGAATACAACGCCGCCCATATCCCCGGGGCCATCTCCATCCCGCTGGAGGAGCTCAGCGACCGGTTGTCCGAACTGCCCGGCGACCAAGAGGTCGTGGCCTATTGTCGGGGCGCCTACTGCGTCCTTGCCTACGAAGCCGTGGCCCTGCTGCACGCAGCCGGCCGCCGTGCCCGGCGCCTGCACGAAGGAATGCTTGAATGGCGCATCGGCGGCCTGCCGGTCGAGGCAGGCTCGGCCGCCTAG
- a CDS encoding PucR family transcriptional regulator, translating to MPVRLEDVLKHPTLTAAEPVVRAAAGAVPRTQLRWVHSSEVLDIASLLGGGELLLTGGQALAAASDERRTGYIRDLARRGVAALAVETGSVLPSIPSSMVSAAEEAGLPLIELRRVVPFVAVMEAINSQLVSQSAAQLQQADQASHAMAVELAHGSSLDRILGVLAAATGAEVELISTAGITLASAEPAGDSDAPAHVASADEAPDHQRTVHVEVPVRGIPSARLTLHVREDADVNLARIAGNRSVDILSLALLQRMPPGLKELAGAALIRAIDSGKQNWRLQELGPAAGIPVSARVVAVVVRSPASKELRRSVEHLLDPGGQYSASYADNAELLALAVLRSANPYVERQKIVDGLQSLDVPEGTVSAVGPAASGIAAAPWSLSEARLTLELAADVGRGRSGAISPRRVFDAQAFAVERLAVQSMDEPVRRDFIRQQLGAVLEHDAQRHSQLVETLRVWLDSGCNTAQAARDLHLERQSMHQRMQRIFSLCGGDPRGTGRLAALHLATRLAALQPK from the coding sequence ATGCCAGTCCGCTTGGAGGATGTGTTGAAACATCCCACCCTCACTGCTGCCGAACCGGTGGTCCGGGCTGCGGCCGGCGCTGTTCCCCGCACGCAGCTCCGCTGGGTCCACTCAAGCGAAGTCCTGGACATCGCTTCGCTGCTCGGAGGCGGTGAACTGCTGCTTACGGGCGGCCAAGCCCTAGCCGCGGCCTCCGATGAGCGCCGGACGGGCTACATTCGGGACCTTGCCAGGCGCGGGGTGGCGGCGCTCGCCGTCGAGACGGGAAGCGTCCTGCCTTCCATCCCCTCCTCGATGGTTTCCGCAGCCGAGGAAGCCGGGCTTCCGTTGATCGAGCTGCGCCGCGTGGTCCCTTTCGTTGCGGTCATGGAAGCGATCAACTCGCAGCTCGTCAGCCAGTCGGCCGCCCAGTTGCAGCAGGCCGACCAGGCCAGCCACGCCATGGCGGTGGAGCTCGCCCACGGGAGTAGCCTGGACAGGATTCTGGGCGTCCTTGCTGCTGCAACGGGCGCGGAAGTGGAGTTGATTTCCACAGCCGGGATCACCTTGGCCAGCGCCGAACCTGCAGGGGACTCCGATGCACCTGCGCACGTCGCTTCGGCCGACGAAGCCCCGGACCACCAAAGAACGGTCCACGTCGAGGTTCCGGTGCGTGGGATCCCATCTGCCCGGCTGACCCTGCATGTCCGCGAGGACGCGGATGTGAACCTGGCGAGGATCGCCGGGAACCGGTCCGTGGATATTCTTTCCCTGGCTCTTTTGCAGCGGATGCCTCCCGGGCTGAAGGAGCTGGCGGGCGCGGCCCTGATCCGGGCGATAGATTCCGGCAAGCAGAACTGGCGGCTCCAGGAGCTGGGTCCGGCCGCGGGAATTCCAGTGTCTGCGCGGGTGGTGGCGGTGGTTGTCCGTTCCCCGGCCTCCAAGGAGCTTCGGAGAAGCGTGGAGCACCTTTTGGACCCGGGCGGGCAGTACAGCGCCAGCTACGCGGACAACGCGGAGCTTCTCGCCTTGGCGGTCCTCCGTTCCGCCAATCCTTATGTGGAACGCCAGAAGATCGTGGACGGCCTGCAGTCGCTGGACGTGCCCGAGGGGACTGTCAGTGCCGTCGGCCCCGCCGCGTCGGGGATAGCGGCCGCCCCGTGGTCCCTGTCCGAGGCGAGGCTCACGCTGGAACTTGCTGCCGACGTCGGGCGCGGAAGGTCAGGAGCAATCTCTCCCCGGCGGGTGTTTGACGCCCAGGCGTTCGCCGTGGAGCGCCTGGCGGTCCAGTCAATGGATGAGCCCGTTCGGCGGGATTTCATCCGCCAGCAACTGGGCGCCGTTCTTGAGCACGACGCCCAGCGGCACTCACAGCTGGTGGAGACGCTGCGGGTCTGGCTGGATTCCGGCTGCAACACTGCACAGGCCGCGCGGGACCTTCATCTTGAACGGCAGTCCATGCACCAGCGAATGCAGCGCATCTTCTCCCTGTGCGGCGGGGATCCCCGCGGCACCGGACGCCTCGCTGCCCTGCACCTGGCCACCCGCCTCGCCGCCCTGCAGCCCAAATAG
- a CDS encoding MFS transporter — MGIRDVTTLGLRQNLAQFMLLVAVNALVGGTLGQERTVLPLLAGQVFHLDLYTSALTYILAFGVAKAGTNYFAGTLSDRYGRKPVLVAGWLVALPVPLMLIFGTSWAWIVAANVILGVSQGLTWSTAVVMKMDLVGPSRRGFAMGLNEAAGYLGVAATALATGYIAAAYGLRPGPFLLGAAYIALGLGLSVFAVKETRDHARLEAANHVSAHAGAHGRLSNREIFTLTSFRDRSLSSVSQAGLVNNLNDGLAWGLFPVLFAAAGLTIEKIGILAAVYPAVWGAGQLVTGALSDKYGRKWLIVGGMLLQAVALAMIAVGQDFGIWLAAVVLLGAGTAMVYPTLLAAVSDVAHPEWRARSVGIYRLWRDGGFAVGALLAGVLADAYGIPAAVAVVGAVTGASGVVVAVRMRSTDHHRQTA, encoded by the coding sequence ATGGGCATCCGGGACGTGACCACGCTGGGCCTGCGGCAGAACCTGGCCCAGTTCATGCTCCTGGTCGCCGTCAACGCCCTTGTTGGCGGCACCCTCGGCCAGGAACGCACGGTGCTTCCGCTGCTGGCAGGGCAGGTCTTCCATCTGGACCTCTATACCTCCGCGCTCACCTACATCCTGGCGTTCGGCGTGGCCAAGGCCGGCACCAACTACTTCGCCGGCACCCTCTCGGACCGCTACGGCCGCAAACCGGTCCTGGTCGCCGGCTGGCTTGTGGCGCTGCCGGTGCCGCTGATGCTCATATTCGGAACCTCCTGGGCGTGGATCGTCGCGGCCAACGTGATCCTGGGCGTCAGCCAGGGCCTGACCTGGTCCACCGCCGTCGTGATGAAAATGGACCTCGTCGGACCGTCCCGGCGCGGCTTTGCCATGGGCTTGAACGAAGCGGCGGGCTATCTCGGCGTGGCCGCCACCGCCCTGGCCACCGGGTACATCGCCGCCGCTTACGGGCTGAGGCCGGGTCCGTTCCTGCTCGGCGCCGCCTACATTGCCTTGGGCCTGGGCCTCTCGGTCTTTGCTGTGAAGGAAACCCGGGACCACGCCCGGCTGGAGGCCGCGAACCACGTTTCCGCCCATGCCGGCGCCCACGGGAGGCTGAGCAACCGGGAAATCTTCACCCTGACCAGCTTCCGGGACAGATCCCTGTCTTCAGTCAGCCAGGCCGGCTTGGTCAACAACCTCAACGACGGCCTCGCCTGGGGACTCTTCCCCGTCCTGTTCGCCGCCGCGGGACTCACGATCGAGAAGATCGGCATCCTTGCCGCCGTCTACCCTGCGGTCTGGGGCGCAGGCCAGCTCGTCACCGGGGCACTGTCGGACAAATACGGCCGCAAATGGCTGATTGTCGGCGGTATGCTCCTGCAGGCCGTCGCCTTGGCGATGATCGCCGTCGGCCAGGACTTCGGGATCTGGCTTGCCGCCGTCGTTCTCCTCGGGGCCGGAACGGCCATGGTGTACCCGACCCTGCTCGCCGCCGTCAGCGACGTCGCACACCCGGAATGGCGTGCTCGCTCAGTGGGAATCTACCGTCTGTGGCGCGACGGCGGCTTCGCCGTCGGAGCCCTCCTTGCCGGCGTCCTCGCCGACGCCTACGGGATCCCCGCGGCGGTCGCGGTCGTCGGCGCTGTCACGGGGGCGTCCGGCGTCGTGGTGGCGGTCCGCATGCGGTCAACGGATCATCACCGGCAGACGGCCTAG